The following are encoded in a window of Chloroflexota bacterium genomic DNA:
- a CDS encoding MBL fold metallo-hydrolase: MDVTWVGGGCFRLRGRDATVLTDPHTSGIRQRSALPKADVVTLSDLDADHGTSVPQRRSDRTLTAYVADGPGEYEIAGVYVHGVSAPGQADRRTTLFTFDVDGVSVGHVPELSSVPVDALLDELGTIHVLLIGVRGGDGFLLPDQIIKTVSRIEPNIVIPYGDDAASPEAPWRLVARELHGADPVADGNLTANRRQLPDPVDVRMLERRN, from the coding sequence ATGGACGTCACCTGGGTGGGAGGCGGCTGTTTTCGCCTCCGCGGCCGTGACGCTACCGTTCTCACCGACCCACACACCAGCGGCATCAGGCAGCGGTCTGCGTTGCCCAAGGCCGACGTGGTGACGCTGAGCGACTTGGACGCCGACCATGGGACCAGCGTGCCGCAGCGGCGTTCCGATCGCACCCTCACGGCGTACGTCGCCGATGGGCCTGGCGAATATGAGATTGCCGGCGTGTATGTGCACGGCGTATCCGCGCCTGGCCAGGCCGATCGACGGACCACCCTGTTTACGTTTGACGTCGACGGCGTCTCGGTGGGGCATGTCCCCGAGCTCTCGAGCGTCCCCGTCGACGCGCTGTTGGACGAATTGGGCACGATTCACGTGTTGCTGATCGGCGTGCGCGGCGGCGACGGATTTCTCTTGCCCGACCAGATCATCAAGACGGTTTCTCGCATCGAGCCGAACATCGTGATTCCCTACGGCGACGACGCCGCGAGCCCCGAGGCGCCCTGGCGACTGGTGGCGCGGGAGCTTCACGGCGCGGACCCCGTGGCCGACGGCAACCTCACCGCCAACCGCCGACAGCTTCCCGATCCCGTTGATGTGCGTATGCTCGAACGAAGGAACTAG
- a CDS encoding glycosyltransferase family 2 protein translates to MTSAIAAEAPRQPARTVGGAGAGVPCVHVVVLTYNSGAFIDRCLNSVLDTDYPAFDVTVVDNDSTDGSVRNLRRDFPGVALVETGANLGFSRGNNLAMREATAPFIALLNPDTEVDPGWLRPLVERLCTDPVAGGAAPKILYLHDRVPVELHAPTFVPGGGDTRELGVRLYADASEAAPAVVNRGAYGSETDHDGAIFRWTGASATLAVPVVDGKARIALDVAAGTDRNDVELAVKVGGKSLAALPVAAERTRFERDIPEDAVREFARPVIENAGIKPLPDGSMRDRGTFVTHGNVWQAWDGADFAAPREVFAVKGGAALFRRSMLEALDFFDPGIFMYYEDADLAWRARRRGWRFWYEPASVVRHAHAASSREWSPAFIRNVEFGKLRMLAKNAPWRCAGHHAALASIHGGREIRRGLAAGDAEALARGRARASALRAALRAMPATLRLRRTEARLGPLDARELHPFFEPE, encoded by the coding sequence ATGACCAGCGCCATCGCGGCCGAGGCGCCGCGGCAGCCGGCTCGGACGGTCGGCGGCGCCGGCGCCGGCGTGCCGTGCGTCCACGTCGTCGTCCTGACCTACAACTCCGGCGCGTTTATCGATCGATGCCTGAACTCCGTCCTGGACACGGACTATCCGGCCTTTGACGTCACCGTGGTCGACAACGACTCGACCGATGGGTCCGTGCGCAATCTGCGCCGGGACTTTCCGGGGGTCGCGCTGGTGGAGACCGGGGCCAACCTCGGTTTCTCGCGCGGCAACAACCTGGCCATGCGCGAGGCGACCGCCCCGTTCATCGCCCTACTCAACCCCGATACGGAGGTCGATCCGGGCTGGCTGCGGCCGCTGGTTGAGCGGTTGTGCACCGACCCGGTGGCGGGAGGCGCCGCGCCGAAGATTCTCTACCTGCACGACCGCGTTCCCGTGGAGCTGCACGCGCCGACTTTCGTGCCCGGCGGCGGCGACACGCGGGAGCTCGGCGTGCGCCTGTATGCGGACGCGTCCGAAGCCGCCCCGGCCGTCGTCAACCGAGGGGCCTATGGATCGGAGACCGACCACGACGGGGCCATATTTCGCTGGACGGGCGCGTCGGCGACGCTGGCCGTTCCCGTCGTCGACGGCAAGGCCCGAATCGCGCTGGACGTCGCCGCCGGCACCGACCGAAACGACGTCGAGCTTGCGGTGAAGGTCGGCGGCAAATCGCTTGCCGCGCTCCCGGTCGCCGCTGAGCGCACCCGCTTCGAACGCGACATCCCCGAAGATGCCGTCCGTGAATTCGCCCGTCCGGTCATCGAAAACGCCGGCATCAAGCCGCTGCCCGACGGCTCCATGCGCGATCGCGGCACCTTCGTGACCCACGGCAATGTGTGGCAAGCCTGGGACGGAGCGGACTTCGCCGCGCCCCGCGAGGTGTTCGCCGTTAAGGGCGGCGCGGCGCTCTTCCGGCGTTCGATGCTCGAAGCGCTGGACTTCTTCGATCCCGGCATCTTCATGTACTACGAAGACGCGGACCTCGCCTGGCGCGCGCGCCGCCGCGGCTGGCGCTTCTGGTACGAGCCGGCATCGGTCGTCCGCCACGCCCACGCGGCGTCCAGTCGCGAGTGGTCCCCCGCATTCATCCGCAACGTCGAATTCGGCAAGCTGCGCATGTTGGCAAAGAACGCGCCGTGGCGCTGTGCCGGCCACCACGCGGCGCTGGCGTCGATCCACGGAGGACGCGAGATTCGCCGCGGGCTGGCCGCGGGCGATGCCGAGGCGCTGGCGCGCGGACGCGCCCGGGCCTCGGCGCTGCGCGCGGCGCTGCGCGCCATGCCGGCCACGCTGCGATTGCGGCGCACCGAAGCGCGCCTGGGGCCGTTGGACGCGCGCGAGTTGCACCCCTTCTTCGAGCCCGAGTGA
- a CDS encoding ABC transporter permease — MARAAALLKPSWARRVWSAARELADYTDLLRNLVVRDLKVRYRGSIFGFGWSLLNPLLMMAVFTLVFQVLAQYDEIHLYPFFLMSALVPWLFTAQALTSAMRSITSNAQLIKKVYFPRELLPMSAVLASFVNFVLAFVIFWIIGIFFGVGTSRAMLLIPLIMLLQLALVMGLSLILAMANVFFRDTEHLVEVGLLAWFFLTPIFYPISFVPNVTFLGLDVHRWVFMLNPMATLTTDYRFAIMFGSFPIRHTIVTIVVAVVALGLGWWAFRRYGHRFAEEL, encoded by the coding sequence ATGGCACGCGCCGCCGCCTTGCTCAAACCTTCGTGGGCGCGGCGCGTATGGAGCGCTGCTCGAGAGCTCGCGGACTATACGGACCTCTTGCGCAACCTGGTGGTTCGCGACCTCAAAGTGCGCTATCGCGGATCGATTTTCGGCTTCGGGTGGTCGTTGCTCAATCCGCTCCTGATGATGGCCGTGTTCACACTCGTGTTTCAGGTGTTGGCGCAATACGACGAAATCCATCTCTACCCGTTCTTCCTCATGTCGGCGCTCGTGCCGTGGCTGTTCACGGCGCAGGCGCTGACTTCCGCCATGCGCAGCATTACGAGCAACGCGCAGCTCATCAAGAAGGTTTACTTTCCTCGTGAATTGCTGCCAATGAGCGCAGTGCTTGCCAGCTTTGTCAACTTTGTGTTGGCGTTCGTCATATTCTGGATCATTGGTATATTTTTCGGCGTCGGTACTAGTCGCGCAATGCTGCTGATACCGCTGATCATGCTGTTGCAGCTTGCGCTTGTCATGGGTCTCAGTTTGATTCTTGCGATGGCCAACGTGTTCTTCCGGGATACGGAGCACCTGGTCGAGGTTGGATTGTTGGCATGGTTCTTCCTCACGCCCATTTTCTATCCAATTTCGTTTGTTCCCAACGTTACGTTCCTCGGGCTCGACGTGCACCGGTGGGTGTTCATGCTCAATCCCATGGCCACGCTGACCACCGACTACCGCTTCGCCATCATGTTCGGGTCCTTTCCCATCCGGCACACCATCGTCACCATTGTCGTGGCGGTGGTGGCGCTCGGCTTGGGCTGGTGGGCCTTTCGACGCTACGGCCACCGCTTCGCCGAGGAGCTGTAG
- a CDS encoding aspartate carbamoyltransferase catalytic subunit, producing the protein MQRKHLLDVSDFTRDEFAEVLDTAERMHAVLERPIRRVPTLRGTTIANVFYEPSTRTRVSFELAGKNLSADVVNIAASGSSVEKGESLIDTFQTIQALGADIVVVRHSRAGAPELASRHLDCGVINAGDGTRGHPTQALLDLYTVRRRLGDVEGRKLVIVGDILHSRVARSGIWAFARMGAQVVLSGPPSLLPDTMASLTNGTGDVRIEHDLDRAIQGADVVMALRVQRERMQAGLLPDLREYARRWSVNPARLRRAQRHALVMHPGPMNQGIEISPAVAYSEQSVIEEQVANGVAVRMAVLYLLLTGEGRR; encoded by the coding sequence CTGCAGCGTAAGCACCTCTTGGACGTGAGCGACTTCACGCGCGACGAGTTCGCCGAAGTCCTGGACACCGCCGAGCGCATGCACGCGGTGCTGGAGCGCCCCATCCGGCGCGTGCCGACGCTGCGCGGCACCACCATCGCCAACGTCTTCTACGAGCCCAGCACGCGCACCCGCGTCTCGTTCGAGCTGGCGGGCAAGAACCTGAGCGCGGATGTGGTCAACATCGCCGCCTCGGGCAGCAGCGTCGAAAAGGGCGAGTCGCTCATCGACACCTTCCAGACCATCCAGGCGCTTGGCGCCGACATCGTGGTGGTGCGCCACTCGCGCGCGGGCGCGCCCGAGCTGGCGTCACGCCACCTTGACTGCGGCGTGATCAACGCCGGCGACGGCACCCGCGGTCACCCCACCCAGGCGCTGCTGGACCTCTACACCGTGCGGCGACGGCTGGGCGACGTGGAGGGCCGCAAGCTCGTCATCGTGGGCGACATCCTGCACAGCCGCGTGGCGCGATCCGGCATCTGGGCCTTCGCGCGCATGGGAGCGCAGGTGGTCTTGAGCGGGCCGCCCTCCCTCCTGCCCGACACCATGGCGTCCCTCACCAACGGGACCGGCGACGTGCGCATCGAGCACGACCTGGACCGCGCCATTCAGGGTGCCGACGTGGTCATGGCGCTGCGCGTGCAGCGCGAGCGCATGCAGGCGGGCCTGCTGCCGGACTTGCGCGAATATGCTCGCCGTTGGTCGGTCAATCCGGCGCGGCTTCGGCGTGCCCAGCGCCACGCGCTGGTGATGCATCCGGGACCGATGAACCAGGGAATAGAAATCTCGCCAGCCGTGGCCTACAGCGAGCAGTCCGTCATTGAAGA
- a CDS encoding adenylosuccinate synthase, which translates to MSTIAVIGAQWGDEGKGKIVDNLAERADLVIRFQGGNNAGHTIVNDYGTYALHLLPAGVFHAGTVNLLGPGTVVNPQALIDEMREVGEATGISFDTFKIAERAHVVMPYHVALDAAEEQQRGELVQGTTLRGIGPVYADKAARSGVRVGDLLDADYLSTWIPSILEPKNRLLTEAYGLEPLDPSALVDEALAWGEALRPHVVDSLPLVAEALSQNRNIVLEGQLGVMRDLDWGHYPYVTSSSPSAAGACIGAGIPPKALDKVLGIAKAFTSSVGEGPFPTELIDSTGDRLRNVGAGEYGASTGRPRRCGWFDAVPIRTVGVLSGVDALALTKIDALDGFEKLRVCEGYMIDGRRVDLAPDTHALGRARPIYQDLPGWMSSTEGVQDYDALPPNAQQYVRTIEEITGIPVAMVGTGQHRTAVATRDPAFSLSG; encoded by the coding sequence ATGAGCACCATCGCCGTGATCGGCGCGCAATGGGGCGACGAAGGCAAAGGCAAGATCGTCGACAATCTGGCCGAGCGCGCCGACCTCGTCATCCGCTTCCAAGGCGGCAACAACGCCGGCCACACCATCGTCAACGACTACGGCACCTATGCGCTGCACCTGCTGCCGGCCGGCGTCTTCCACGCCGGCACGGTGAACCTGCTCGGGCCGGGCACGGTCGTGAATCCGCAGGCGCTGATCGACGAGATGCGGGAGGTCGGCGAGGCCACCGGCATCTCGTTCGACACGTTCAAGATCGCCGAGCGCGCCCACGTGGTGATGCCCTATCACGTCGCGCTCGACGCCGCCGAGGAGCAGCAACGCGGCGAGCTGGTGCAGGGCACGACGCTACGGGGTATCGGGCCGGTCTACGCCGACAAGGCGGCTCGATCTGGGGTGCGCGTCGGCGACCTGCTCGACGCCGACTACTTGTCCACCTGGATTCCGAGCATCCTCGAGCCGAAGAATCGGCTGCTCACCGAGGCCTACGGATTGGAACCCCTGGACCCCAGCGCGCTTGTCGACGAGGCGCTGGCGTGGGGCGAAGCGCTGCGCCCCCACGTGGTGGATTCGCTGCCGCTCGTAGCCGAGGCGCTGAGCCAGAACCGCAACATCGTGCTCGAAGGCCAGTTGGGCGTGATGCGCGATCTGGATTGGGGTCACTATCCCTACGTCACATCGTCGAGCCCGTCGGCCGCCGGCGCCTGCATCGGCGCGGGGATTCCTCCCAAGGCGCTGGACAAGGTGCTCGGGATCGCGAAGGCGTTCACGTCCTCGGTCGGCGAGGGGCCGTTCCCCACGGAGCTCATCGACAGCACCGGCGACCGCTTGCGCAACGTGGGCGCCGGAGAATACGGCGCCTCGACCGGGCGTCCGCGGCGCTGCGGCTGGTTCGACGCGGTGCCCATCCGCACGGTGGGCGTGCTGAGCGGGGTCGATGCCCTGGCGCTGACAAAGATCGACGCGCTGGACGGGTTCGAGAAGCTGCGCGTGTGCGAGGGCTACATGATCGACGGCCGGCGCGTCGACTTGGCGCCCGATACACATGCGCTCGGGCGCGCGCGCCCGATCTACCAGGACCTGCCCGGCTGGATGTCCTCCACCGAGGGCGTGCAGGACTACGACGCGCTGCCGCCAAACGCCCAGCAGTACGTCCGCACCATCGAGGAGATCACGGGCATTCCCGTGGCGATGGTCGGCACCGGCCAGCATCGGACGGCCGTGGCCACGCGCGACCCGGCGTTCAGCCTGTCGGGCTAA
- a CDS encoding CTP synthase: protein MTRDGTTGSGRAARHPSQRRYIFVTGGVVSAIGKGVTAASIGRMVKSRGLRVSIMKLDPYINVDPGTMSPLEHGEVFVTVDGAETDQDLGHYERFVDESLTGASNLTTGAVYDRVITRERRGDFLGGTIQVIPHVTDEIKSRIRAVGDGDDPDVVIVEVGGTVGDIENIPFLEALRQLRREVGMRNVLFVHVTLVPRLGSTLELKTKPTQHSVRELRSIGIQPDVVVCRSDDRLTPELVDKIALFADVESRAVISNPEVASIYEVPLVLEEAGLGAFITEHFGLDDLEPELDEWSATVDALLDPTVPELEIAIVGKYISLPDAYLSVIEAVRHAGIAWKVRPVIRWVDSEELEDRDPHDLLAGVAGIIVPGGFGPRGIEGKIMAAHYARTQKVPYLGLCLGMQVAVIEFVRQVLGTDDCTSIEFNPDTPHPAIHPMPEYYHVANKGGSMRLGAWRCDLVAGTQARRVYGAASIEERHRHRMEVNNNYRDILRSQGMTLSGLSPDGALVEIVELDHHPWFVGCQFHPEFASRPTRPHPLFWGFLEAAVRHVEGRSPVPESVPEVAG, encoded by the coding sequence GTGACGCGCGACGGAACCACGGGCAGCGGGCGGGCGGCAAGGCATCCGTCCCAGCGGCGATACATCTTCGTGACGGGCGGCGTCGTCTCCGCCATCGGCAAGGGCGTCACGGCCGCCAGCATCGGGCGCATGGTCAAGAGCCGTGGGCTGCGCGTGTCGATCATGAAGCTCGACCCCTACATCAACGTGGACCCCGGCACCATGAGCCCCCTCGAGCACGGCGAGGTGTTCGTCACGGTCGACGGCGCCGAAACCGACCAGGATCTGGGCCACTACGAGCGGTTCGTGGACGAAAGCCTCACCGGGGCCAGCAATCTGACGACTGGCGCGGTCTACGACCGCGTGATCACCCGTGAGCGGCGGGGCGACTTCCTGGGCGGCACGATCCAGGTGATCCCGCACGTGACCGACGAGATCAAATCGCGCATTCGAGCCGTCGGCGACGGGGACGACCCCGACGTGGTGATCGTCGAGGTTGGCGGCACCGTGGGCGACATCGAGAACATCCCGTTTCTCGAGGCGCTGCGGCAGTTGCGCCGCGAGGTCGGCATGCGCAACGTGCTGTTCGTGCACGTGACCCTGGTGCCGCGGCTCGGTTCGACGCTGGAGTTGAAGACCAAGCCCACCCAGCACAGCGTGCGCGAGCTGCGGAGCATCGGCATCCAGCCGGACGTCGTGGTCTGCCGCTCGGACGACCGTCTCACGCCTGAGCTCGTCGACAAGATTGCGCTGTTCGCCGACGTCGAATCGCGCGCCGTGATTTCGAACCCGGAAGTGGCATCCATCTACGAAGTCCCGCTGGTCCTCGAAGAGGCCGGGCTGGGCGCGTTTATCACCGAGCACTTCGGTCTGGACGACCTGGAGCCGGAGCTCGACGAGTGGAGCGCCACGGTCGATGCGCTGCTCGATCCCACCGTGCCCGAGCTTGAGATCGCCATTGTCGGCAAGTACATCTCGCTTCCAGACGCCTACCTCAGCGTCATCGAGGCCGTCCGACACGCCGGCATCGCCTGGAAGGTGCGGCCGGTCATTCGCTGGGTCGACTCGGAGGAGCTTGAGGACCGCGATCCCCACGACCTGCTGGCCGGGGTCGCGGGTATCATCGTGCCGGGCGGGTTCGGGCCGCGGGGCATCGAAGGCAAGATCATGGCGGCCCACTACGCACGCACCCAGAAAGTGCCCTACTTGGGGCTTTGCCTCGGGATGCAGGTGGCCGTGATCGAGTTTGTCCGCCAGGTGCTGGGCACCGACGACTGCACCAGCATTGAGTTCAACCCAGACACGCCGCATCCGGCCATTCACCCGATGCCGGAGTACTATCACGTGGCCAACAAGGGCGGCTCGATGCGCCTGGGCGCGTGGCGCTGCGACTTGGTGGCCGGCACGCAAGCCCGGCGCGTGTACGGTGCCGCCAGCATCGAAGAACGACACCGCCACCGCATGGAAGTCAACAACAACTACCGCGATATCCTGCGCTCGCAGGGCATGACCCTCAGCGGCCTGTCGCCTGACGGCGCACTGGTGGAAATCGTGGAGTTGGACCATCATCCGTGGTTCGTCGGGTGCCAGTTTCATCCGGAGTTCGCCTCGCGGCCGACGCGCCCGCACCCGCTGTTCTGGGGATTCCTGGAGGCGGCGGTGCGGCACGTCGAGGGGCGGAGTCCCGTGCCTGAATCGGTGCCAGAGGTGGCCGGCTGA
- a CDS encoding ABC transporter ATP-binding protein gives MPDHPPPAIELRGVRKRFVIRHEAARTFQGMALALLGRRPMEHEEFWALDGVSLAVAPGETLGIIGPNGSGKSTILKLLAGTIQATEGQVTARGRVFGLLELGAGMHPDLTGRENIFLNGSFLGLNRRAIQAMYDDIVAFAELEQFIDTPVKHYSSGMFMRLGFAIAIHVDPEILLIDEVLAVGDAHFAAKCYAALARVKRRRRTMVLVSHDPIQVRRFCDRVVWLDRGKVRQTGDPHQVIQDYVQHMQGTATPDDATAVRRNRDEPTALQIRAAVLRESATGPEQYTVLPGDTVTVAAELEAETHLTDVIVGCALHRSDGLLVAESSTETTIGPLDVPPGRTIVTCRLGPVPVGVGAYNISLRAWPELKRHQPYHRWDNALTFFVGKFAGYQRGAVVVPAQWRARVSRDHPPLERGDAPVAQPDMISESPRQIWRHPPAELRLGDGDDDWLGEGWHPAEEWPPRLRWTTDRAVAFVTQSVGQGTLRMSVCRPYHDVDGASVQIRLNGRHVSTLTVRHMDFEDVIVPLDPVTGPTTLQLEIVVEEPLVPAAVGIDDDTRVLGLAVRTISVE, from the coding sequence GTGCCCGACCACCCACCGCCCGCCATCGAGCTGCGTGGCGTCCGCAAGCGGTTTGTCATCCGCCACGAGGCGGCCCGCACGTTTCAGGGAATGGCGCTGGCCCTGCTGGGACGGCGGCCGATGGAGCATGAGGAATTCTGGGCGCTCGATGGCGTAAGCCTCGCGGTGGCGCCCGGCGAGACGCTGGGGATCATCGGGCCAAACGGGTCGGGCAAGAGCACCATCCTGAAGCTGCTCGCCGGAACGATCCAGGCCACGGAGGGCCAGGTCACCGCACGCGGTCGGGTGTTCGGGCTGCTCGAGCTGGGGGCCGGCATGCATCCCGACCTCACCGGACGCGAGAACATCTTCCTGAACGGATCGTTCCTCGGCCTCAACCGGCGCGCGATTCAAGCGATGTACGACGACATCGTGGCGTTTGCCGAGCTCGAGCAATTCATCGACACGCCCGTCAAGCACTACTCGTCCGGCATGTTCATGCGGCTGGGGTTCGCCATCGCCATCCACGTGGATCCGGAAATCCTGCTGATCGACGAGGTGCTGGCCGTGGGCGATGCGCACTTCGCGGCCAAGTGCTACGCGGCCTTGGCCCGCGTGAAGCGCCGCCGCCGCACGATGGTGCTGGTGTCGCACGATCCCATCCAGGTGCGCCGGTTCTGCGACCGCGTGGTCTGGCTGGATCGGGGCAAGGTGCGCCAGACCGGCGATCCCCACCAGGTCATCCAGGACTACGTGCAGCACATGCAAGGGACCGCGACGCCCGACGACGCGACGGCCGTACGGCGCAACCGGGACGAACCCACCGCCCTACAGATCCGGGCGGCGGTCCTGCGGGAGAGTGCAACCGGACCCGAGCAATACACCGTGCTCCCAGGCGACACGGTCACCGTGGCCGCAGAGCTGGAGGCCGAGACGCACCTGACCGACGTGATTGTCGGCTGCGCGCTGCACCGCAGCGACGGGTTGCTGGTTGCCGAGTCAAGCACGGAGACCACCATCGGCCCGCTGGACGTGCCGCCCGGCCGCACCATCGTCACCTGCCGCCTCGGGCCGGTGCCGGTCGGCGTCGGCGCCTACAACATTTCGCTTCGCGCCTGGCCCGAGCTCAAGCGCCACCAGCCGTACCATCGGTGGGATAACGCCCTGACATTCTTCGTGGGCAAGTTCGCCGGCTATCAGCGGGGCGCGGTCGTCGTGCCCGCCCAATGGCGCGCCCGCGTCTCGCGGGATCATCCGCCGCTCGAGCGCGGCGATGCCCCGGTCGCCCAGCCGGACATGATCAGCGAGTCGCCGCGCCAGATCTGGCGCCACCCGCCCGCCGAGCTCCGCCTTGGCGACGGCGACGACGACTGGCTCGGCGAGGGCTGGCATCCGGCCGAGGAGTGGCCGCCCCGCCTCCGCTGGACCACGGATCGCGCGGTGGCCTTTGTCACCCAATCCGTGGGGCAGGGCACGTTGCGGATGTCGGTGTGCCGGCCCTACCACGACGTCGACGGCGCGAGCGTCCAGATTCGTCTCAATGGACGGCACGTGTCGACGCTTACGGTGCGGCACATGGACTTCGAGGACGTGATCGTGCCGCTGGATCCGGTGACCGGGCCCACGACGTTGCAGCTCGAAATCGTCGTCGAGGAGCCGCTGGTGCCGGCGGCGGTGGGCATTGACGACGACACCCGCGTCCTGGGGCTGGCCGTGCGCACGATCAGCGTGGAATGA
- the pyrR gene encoding bifunctional pyr operon transcriptional regulator/uracil phosphoribosyltransferase PyrR: MAAAQRRVVMSAADMGRAMSRIAHEIIERNRGAASLVLVGIPRPGPVLAERLAGLIETIEGRQVPTGAVDPTMHRDDLDRRSIGPPVHPSHIPVDVTDRTVVLVDDVLYTGRTLRAALDALNDFGRPRAIQFAAIVDRGHRELPVRADFVGKNLPTADDERVTVRLQELDGEDAVHIERVTRAAREATPAA, from the coding sequence GTGGCAGCGGCGCAGCGCCGCGTGGTGATGTCCGCGGCCGACATGGGTCGCGCGATGTCCCGCATTGCCCACGAGATCATCGAGCGCAACCGCGGCGCGGCGTCGCTCGTCCTCGTCGGCATTCCACGGCCCGGCCCCGTGCTTGCCGAACGCCTGGCCGGCCTGATCGAGACGATCGAGGGCCGGCAGGTACCGACTGGCGCCGTGGACCCCACGATGCACCGCGACGACCTGGACCGCCGGTCCATCGGCCCGCCGGTGCATCCCAGCCACATTCCGGTGGACGTGACCGACCGCACCGTGGTCCTGGTGGACGACGTGCTCTACACCGGCCGCACGTTGCGTGCGGCGCTGGACGCGCTGAACGACTTTGGCCGGCCGCGCGCGATTCAGTTCGCCGCCATCGTCGACCGCGGCCATCGCGAGCTGCCGGTCCGCGCCGATTTCGTCGGCAAGAACCTCCCGACGGCCGACGACGAGCGGGTCACCGTGCGTCTGCAGGAACTCGACGGTGAAGACGCCGTGCACATCGAGCGCGTGACGCGCGCGGCGCGGGAGGCCACTCCTGCAGCGTAA